In the Telopea speciosissima isolate NSW1024214 ecotype Mountain lineage chromosome 6, Tspe_v1, whole genome shotgun sequence genome, taaaaacaagaaacaaacacacagaaaatgaagaaaaaataaggaagaTGAGGAGGGTGATAACAATAGTAGAAGAAGAACAGTTACTTGTGTTATTGGGAGATTTCTGGACGAAGCCATTGTCAAATCTCTGCAAAAGAAAATTAGAGGATTGCAGAGTTGACTTGACTAGATGTTATTTATAGAGAAATCAGAGAGGTTACAAGGAAACCCATTAAAATCTCTCGAAAGCATTAAAGATTTAAATCCCATGTGGATTAAACTTATGAAAATCTTTTCAGTTATATATGAAAATCTTTTCAGttatatatgaaaattttgCCTTTCTGTGAAAAGTTTCTGATActcaaatcttcttcttcatattttctatatatatgtacCATCTACATATCAACAACCGAAAACAGAATTAACGGCCACAATAAACGCCGTTAGTCTTAGAGACACGTGGCTTCATGTCATCCTCTAATCACACCATTACGTTAATCATTTTCTTATTAGTTGATTCTAATAGTATTAGTGGACGGATGATTTTGTTAAACAAATATATTAAGTTTTCTATTTATattcgtcttttttttttttccttttatttgtcCTGCCGGACTTTGTTTGGTAGGGTTTTACATGAGAAATTGAAGAATGTCTTTCCTGATATGGAAGGGTAGATTATGAAAGATCTTCCTTTAATCATTTTTAGGAAAAAGAGCAAACTTTACGGACACCCCTacaagtattcaatatgtcacggatttaccaaacttggtcaaaatggcaaccatccccttgacgttaagcacagttagtacccaaaggtgaaatatctattttaccccttagttatttaaataaaaaaaaattgtcatttcatcttcttccctcttcggcTCCGGCGGCCATCACCTGCTCCGACTCCGACGACCATTACCAGCGGCAAGGAGAAAAAAAGTCTGAAACAGGGATAGATTTCCCTGAGCTAGGGGAAATCCAAGAGCCGATCCTCCTTAgtgttttttttctattttttctctccatCACACAAAACCTGTACAAGCATCTCTCTCTACCCTCTTCATTCCCATTTCTTTCCTTCCCGATGACCTAGCCATGCCACATCAACCGCAAACCCATTTTCTACCTTCCGCCAACTAAAACCACCATTTCACCATCCAAAACCGTCATTTTCTCTTAGATTTCTAGGCCTATGAAGCTACACATGGCCAAGAGGAAGCTTGAAGCATGTGGGATTGTAGAAATAGTTGACTCCTCTTCCGATTCAGGTAAGCTCCTGGGCGCTTGGTGTTCTTCACTGATTCAGCATTTAATttatagggttagggtttttgattTTGCTAGAAGATGAGTGGTATGTTGAGAGGCCAATTGGGTCCCCTCATTTAATTTGTAGAGTTAGGATTTTTATGGGGTTGGATTGCTGAGAGCATGGTCGGGCAggggagactggagagggtggtggcagggttgcaggggagcaagagaaggagagctggagggggggtggtggtggtggcggcggaagaaacagcagaaggagaagaaggaaagaaaaaaggaataaaaaaaagatattgaataaaaacaagggcaaaattgtcttttataaaaaactaacttgctaacatcattaattcatcgttaagggtattatagggagTTCACTGTGGTAAGGGTAGTTTCgccattataaaaaaattaacagcaacttaactgcacagacctaacggagtggactaagctGAAATAAAAACACAAAGTAAGGGTAGTctctgatatttttccaaagtttgataagtccgtgacatatttaatacttacagggggtgtccgtgaaatttgccttaggaaaaaatataaaaattaaattatttatggTAAGGTTGGATTGATGGGTTTACCAGattatttttttaccatatgGCATTGAAATCCAATGATAAATTGGTCTGATTATTGGTAATTGGATTGGTTTCTAATCGATTATGAGGTTAAGGGGTTAGAGGATGGGGAGAGTTGAGGGTCGAAGATCCAATGATGTAGGCAAGACTTTCCTAGAGAAAGGAAACAATAACATGTAGTTGCACTTCCAACGTAgacttttcattttcatgcGGCGTTACAAAAAGAGTTGAGTTGTAACCGCTAGCCACTATTGGAGAGTGATGAGCATTATCAATAGCCTCTTGATGAACATCATTAATATACATTTGAAGAGTTTTGAAATCTGTAACTGACGAAATATAAGGAGAATATGTAATTGCATGAAACTAAACTCCTCCATTTCTAAGTTGGGTTGCATgcaatgaggaaaagaaaacaattgTCGTTTATAACAATTGGTGGGCGTTGAACTGTGTAACCGTTGGGCAAGTAAATGGCATTAATAGGCATTGATTTGATGGATAGTTACTTGAAATAGTCGATTAAGTTGACTGAGAAATGAAACATTCTCTGCCCCTAATTTGCCAACTCTCTCCAATCGGTTGAGGTTCACCCATGgaattccttttttctctttgcCAACGAAAAATGGTCGAATATGTCTGATTGTGGGGTGGGCATCTAAACTTCAACAAAGGGCTCACTAGTAGCAAAGAAATTCAGCATTTTCTGAGATATCATAGACTTCTTCTCGTTCAAGAAGCTGTGAAGCCATAGtagggttttaggaattggtattAGATCAACCAGTTATTAGCCAACATCGATACCAATATTTGACTGATACCGAATCAAATatggtacattttttttttaaactttttaagGGGGGGGGATAGGGAAAGGGGAAGGTACCAGTCAGGAGACTCGAATTCGAGACCTcgtggtgagcatgggcatgaagcgcaccacaacTCACCAACTACACTAGGCAACTGCTGGTAATCAAATACGGTACATACATAGAGTTAAATGGTCAAAATGTAATTCAAAGTTACTATCTTTGAGAGTAAAATTATacataaagtaaggaatgatcatattagaactGATTTGAGAGTAGCTTTTATACATGAAAAGTTATGAGAAAGTCATTTAAGGTGGTATGATCAGTTTTTAACGGAGGCCTTCGAATACAATACAAATGAGTGACTTAATTTAGATTGAAAAAACTGAAGAgtcaggggcagacctaaaatggcCTTGAAAaagtggggaaaaaaaacatgtatagaTGAGACCTTGTCTcaagtatgactttgaatagaactgattgaAGAACCAAGATTCATGTCTCgaaccccatttaattgggataaaacTGAGTTGTCTTTTGAGGCTCCTTAGTCTTTATCTCTCACTTTCTAATAATGTGTGGATCTGAAGAATTGCTTTGATGTATTTTATGGATCAtatcctttctctttttttgggaGGCCTTTGTTGGTTTTCGGAACTCGGAGCTTTTTATGATTTGCTGTTGTAACAAGTTCCTCCCTTGAATTTTATATGTAGTGTGCACTGGCTATTTGTTAAGCAAGTACCTGACAGTTAtctacatacatacatatatatatagcctCTGTCATTTCAATAGAAAATAGTTTATAGCAATTTTGttataagcaaaagaaaaatatgtaggaaaaaataaattattttcttcAAATGCAAAAGAACTTGAAAAACAACTACCAATTTAATTGTACCTTGTCATGTATGCAcaataaaaaaaactccaaaaaagaaaaaataataaaggaaacaagATAATTTTTATAACTAACTGTTTAAAATTTTCTCTTGAAACAGAAAAACCTTTGGGAAAGTTTACCCCTAAGATTTCTGGTGAAGAGATTATGTAAATTTAAGGCTCATCACTTTGAAGAATTAGAGGGTGAGTCTCAGCGCAACGGGAAGGTTGCTCTATGGCAACCTGGTGGTCGCAGCTTTGAGTTAGGAAACAGCTTTTCCGCGAAGCAGGGGCAAGGCTGAATTTTCATGCATTGGGTTTGCCCATTTTATCACCCTGAAGAATTATTGTAATATATTCTACCAATCTTATATTTCCTTGCTTTTTGTTTGTCCTGGATTGGGCTTTTATGATGTTATGCAGGTGCATTCCTATAGTTATACAGTATGGGGAACTTCAACAGTAAGGATCAAGGAAAACTTTACATGGgatcttgtgtgtgtgtggtgctTGTTGAAGCCTTGATATTGCTGGGCATTTATTTAAGGTATAGCAGATATATATAATTGGATTCAAGAACAAAGCCCACGTTGGGTTTCTTGTTGAACGAAAATGTGAAGATtactgtagaaaacctaggacttataaccagtaactttagagaggataaaagagagaagagaagatggaagttgtaatgcttgaatgcttgagtgataggtaagcccctctactTATAATAGAGGAAAAATTACACAAAGACTAAAACTAAGCGATGtcggactaaaacccacataaccGACAAACTTAATaagataaaaagaataaaactacccccaaaaagatcaaaatacccccacggtattctggagtacatattccaacactccccctcaagctggattatacaaataagtaaataaagaagatccagtttgaactaaagaaaaaagaactcttaataatgctaacactccccctcaaattgaggcatacaaggtactagtgcccaacttgaacaaaatgagaagaaactaagttgtagcagaatccagcttgacatatgaatgcagctcccaaataaaccttcaagaacttgaaaaaatagatcttcaaaacttggacagacatgatcagcaaaccgggactgaaATGTCTTCCTAAAAAGGCAgttttcaacgatcttcaatagctatccagggatgaatctcagattgtcatagtgacatagaatcttgaagGGAAATAATTAGAGCAGCAAACaacgaaaacaaactgaatcaggcaacggaaaaaaactgtattaatccaactgaaagtcctcgaataggcaacaaccaaatatcttcaatactcttcaatactttaatctTCCCCTTacagcaaactcaacccaataacgaaggatacccaatggcaatagtggagaaaactgatcttctatattttgcaccaatgttcctgcaagttttgCGTTCttcaatgtctgcaggtgtattgtacataatccccccctcatgTGTAATACACGTGGATATaatagagatgatgtaagagatagggcaaaaacataatattccagaatgttccaaaggtgctatgggtatgtaaaaaggaaggaatggcaaaattataatttaccaaaagttttcaaaggtgttatgggtaaataccaaaggtatgggatatgaagggaattagaattattgaaagagaaatgtgttggaaaaaaaattccatggctgtaatttggtgaaaatccacttttaaatacaatccaagccaaaggacAAACtaataataaaccaaaattttaagggtcaattgggtagtcaaatagggtaatgtatgaaaaaataatggcagttccgtaaataatcAGAATTTTGCAAAGactttttggtaaacaaaaagcaatgggatgcaatGAGTAAAATAAATGGGCCAGAATCCAAATAAACACCCAACCGATATAAAAGCCCAACAAGAGCTTGAGTAAAGAGGATGAGCCCGGATAGATTTTAGAGAAAGAGATGCCCAAAATGGGCTGTTTTGAAATACAGGCCcaaccaaaaacaagaaaagaccCATTTGAAAAAGCCAACAAGAGGGTGGCCCGGCCcattttaaaaaggaaattagagGGTGTAATTTAGATGAAATCCAAGTAAAGCAAACGCAAGGCCAAGAGTAAACTTGTAATTAAATTGGGAAGATTGGGTAATAGTAAACTGTAGGGGCAAACCTGGGAAGTAGGAtttaaaaaaggataaaattcTGTCCCGCAACATTGGAATTCATGAGGatattgattgaattagacatAAAGGCAGGGGCATATATGGAAatcaggaaataaaataaagcataaaATCGTGGAAATACCATCGTCTTCAAGACTTCAACCACGATCCACGATTCTTAGCAGTAAGGAGTTGAGAATTGACGAGGGTAACAAGATGATTCCATCAGCTCCTTCCTCAAGACGCAACCAAAGGTGCAAACAGTGGCAGTCGAGAAAGGAATTGTTGAGGCAGAAACCAGAGAGAAGGCAGCGGCAAAGTGGAAGGACGAAGCGGAGGATACAGCATTCGACACCATGATCCATGAAATTCCAGGGAAAAGCCATGAAACGGTAACTAAAATAGCAGCCAAGACGGTTCCATGTACGAACACAGTAATAAAATCATCAATATGGTGGAACTGCATATCTTCGTTTTCGATCAAATAGTTGCagcaaagataaaataaaaccaGCAAAGGAGTGAATCCCAGAAATCAAATAGTTGCAGCAGGGGTGTCTCAGCAGTAGAATAAGTCCAGAAATTGATCAGCAGTAGCGGGTATGATATTCATACACAATCGTCATCGAAACAATACAAAActctaattcttcttcttctatgcactagggtttcttcttcaactcaaaaataaaaaacgactctcaaaacagcaATTACAGAGAGAATTTGGTACTTAgttactgctctgataccatgtagaaaacctaggacatATAACCAGTAatttagagagaagagaagatggaagttgtaatgcttgaatgcttgcgtgataggtaagcccctctatttataatagaggaaaaattacaaagagattAAACTAGACGATGTAGGACTAAAACTCACATAGCCGACAAATttaataagagaagaaaaataaaactacccccaaaaagaccagaataccgtgggggtattctggagtaTATATTCCAACAATTACAAATGAAAAACACCGGAAAAGGTGGGTTGTCTGAGCAAAAATGATTCCAGGTCCCTTTCATCAATTGCTCCATAGAAGATATATATAATTGGCTTCAAGAACAAAGCCCAGGTTTGGTCTGTTGTTGACCGAAAATgtgaagatttcaaatggaaaacaCCAGAAAAGATGGGTTGTCTGAGCAAAAATAATTCCAGGCCCCTTTCTTCAATTGTTCCAAAGACTGATATATTTAGTTGGCTTCAGGAGCGAATTTGTGCAGATTTCAACTGGCAAACACCAGAAAAGGTGGTTGTCTGAGCAAAAATGATTCCATTTACTTTTCCTCAATTGTTTTCCATGGAAAATCtctggattttggaaaaaccaaaattgGAAAATCGATGCCTACAATTCATGATTGAATGTCAGTACAACTTATAATTGAAGGAAATATTAACATTTGAATACTAAGACTATAAGGAAGCAACATTGTGGGTGGATTTGATTTGAATCAACACTCCCAACACAAATTTCAATAGAATTGCAAAAATATGCagcttttttattgttttctaaCTTTTTCAGGTCCTTGTAAGGACCAAAAATACCTTCGAAAAGTTAGCTTCATTAGCAGGAAAATTAACttagaaaacagaaaattacaCAATAACAATTGTTGCCTCAGCAAGGACAAGTTTGGAATTGGATATCATCGATTGGTAGCTTGTCAGTTGGAAAAGGGCAAGAGCTACTGCCATTATCTGGCAACAAAGAACAAGGTGGAGGGTTCACAACACTGGTTATTCCAGCGATATCAGTGCAGTTCCACTGCactttctttggttttggggagAGCTCAATAGAGACATTGGAGATGCAAATTCCAGTAAAAGTATCATTCTCAATACCAGCTAAATTTGCACTCATGGTGACATTCTGGGCAACCATGTCACTGTAACTAATATCTTTAATAACAGGAAGTGCATTAGGATCATAGCCTTCATCTGGGTGAGAACCATAAGCTCCTGTCATCCAGAAGACATACTTCATGGTATCCATTTTAAACCTTCTTGCAAATATGTCTTTCACATATCCACCTCTCCCAGGAGCTGTTTTGATCCTCACTGCAGCCTCTGAGTTAATGGCAATAACGTCCTCGACCCTGACGTCCTCGATACCGCCGGACATCTCGCTACCAAGAGCGATGACGGCACTGTCCGGAGAAATGCAGGTGAACCTTCTGATGATGACATGCTTTGTGGGCATCCCAAAAGCTATCCCATATTGATCCCAACCACTCTTCACTGCAATGCAGTCATCCCCTGAAACTACATAACTGTCTTCAATTCTAACATTTGTACATGAATCTGCATGAAACAGGAGAACCAGGAAAAGATCAATTCAGTGTCAACCCAGTTACTAAAATGAATCAAGAATTGAATTACCCCATAGTTCAGACAAACCTGGGTTGATCCCATCAGTGTTAGGTGAATCAATTGGTGCGAGGATGGTAATGCGTAACACTAACACATTACTGCAATTAATCACACAGTTTTGATCACAAGTCAGAGATCTTCTTAATGGGGAAGATGAAGAATGAGATACagttaaagaaataaaaggatCGAACCTGCTATAAACAGGATGAACATTCCAATTTGGAGAGTTGAATAGAGTCAGATTGGAAATCTGGACTTGGTTAGAGTACATGATTTCAATCAGGTAAGGTCGAGTATAATTTGTCTCATTCTTGTGAAATTTATCCCACCAATAGGCACCTTGGCCATCGATCGTGCCGTTATTACCTGAATTCCAAAAACCCATCACAGTCAATcaatgagaaaaaaaacccagaaacagAGAATCAATTTATTATGGTTTGGTTGTGATGAACAGAGATAAATACCTGTAATGACAACATCAGTTAAGTTTGTGCCATAAATGAGAGCTGCATATCTTGGACCAGCTGCATCTCTTCCTCTCCCATAGGAAGGCAAAGGAGGGATAAGTGGGTACTCTTCTTCATCCTAACAAGTTCATATCAAGCTAAACTAATCAAGACCAGAACCAGAGAACAGAAGGTGAAGAACCAAATAAGATTAAACAGAGACCTGGGAAGCGAGGATAATGGCATCTTTATGGAGAAACAGAGTGAAATTGCTGGTAAGGTTGAAACTCCCAGTGAGCCATTTTCCAGGAGGAACGATCAATTGGGAACCATCGTCGGATTTAAATTGGCTGAGATGTTCGATAGCCTTGCGGAAGACGATGGTGTTGGATGTCTTTCCATCTCCCACACCTCCAAAATCCGTCAGCGATGCGCTGTGTTTTCTGCAATTTATTGCTTCATAGCTGAAACCGGAATCCCTTTCCAAACCATTGCTTGTGGGGACACAATTGGCTCCTCTGAAGCCTACCAATCCAAGCAATACTATCACTGCAACTGTCTCAATTATCTGTGAATTTTTAGTTTCGGAGgcacaaaaggaagaaaaccaatcagaaattaaacaaataaaaggaaCTGGTGGAGgtgaaagttaaaaaaaaaaaggttatctGAAAATGGCATCAAAAGTTTTGGGATCTGGGATTAATTCAGAAACAAACATGCAAAGCCCATGAACAGAGTGAAgggaagaaaagtaaaaaactgaaaaagaaaaataattgtaGAATAATATAATAGTCGATCGGTCCTTGGTGAATTTTCGAAATCCATTTGGGAGAAGAGATTGGATGTTCGAGGCAGAAAGGCAGAAACCAACCAGACATTACCCAGAAGGGGTGGAAGAACAAAACATATAAACATAACAGAAATCTGTAATAACAAGAAACAAACacagagaaaatgaaaaaaaataaggaacaggaggagggtgataacaatagaagaagaagaacagttACTTGTGTTATTGGGGGATTTCTGGACGAAGCCATTGTCAAATCTCTGCAAAAGAAAATTAGAGGGTTGCAGAGTTGACTTGACTAGATGTTATTTATAGAGAAATCAGAGGTTACAAGGAAACCCATTAAAATCTCTCGAGAGCATTAAAGATTAAAATCCCAAGTAGATTATACTTATTGAAAATCTCTTCAGttatatatgaaaattttgtCTTTCTGTGAAAAGTTTGTGATActcaaatcttcttcttcatattttctatatatatgtacCATCCACATATCAACAACCAAAAACAGAATTAACGGCCACAATAAACGCCGTTAGAGTCTTAGAGACACGTGGCTTCATGTCCTCCTCTTATCACACCATTACATTAATCCTTTTCTTATTAGTTGATTTTAATAGTATTAGTGGATGGATAATTTTGTTAAACAAATATATTAAGTTttctatttatattcttttttctttttttttttccttttatttgtcCGGATTTTGTTTGGTAGGGTTTTATATGAGAAATTGAAGATGTCTTTCCTGATCTGGAAGGATAGATTATGAAAGATCTTCCCTTAATCAATTTtaggaaaaaatataaaaattaaattatttatggTATGGTTAGATTGATGGGTTTACCAGATTGTTTTTTACCATATGGCATTGCAATCCTAGAATAATTGGCCTTTATCTAAGGTTTaaatcttacaaaaaaaaaataaaaaatctaagaGTGTAAATTTGTCCGATTATTGGTAATCGGATTGGTTTCAAATCGATTCTAAGGTTAAGGGGTCAGAGGATGGAGAGACTTCCAATGTAGACTTTTCATTGTCATGCGGAGTTACAAAAAAAGTTGAGTTGTAACCGCTAGCCACTATTGGAGAGTAGAGCATTATCAATAGCCTTTTGATGAACATAATTAATATGCATTTGAAGAGTTTTAAAATCTATAACCACTGAAATATAAGGATAATATGTAATTGCATGAAACGAAAAGAAAACGATTGTTGTTTATAAGAATTGGTGGGCATTGAACTGTGTAACCGTTGGGCAAGTAAATGGCATTAATAGGCATTGAATTGATGGACAGTTACTCGAAATAGTCGGTTAAGTTGGCTGAGAAATGAAACATTCGAGGCATTGAATTGAGTGGACAGTTACTTGAAATAGTCGGTTAAGTTGACTGAGAAATGAAACATTCTCTGCCCCTTTAATAACAGGAAGTGCATTACGATCATAGCCTTCATCTGGGtggaatttcttctttctctttgttgaCGAAAAATGGTCGAATATGTCTGATTGTGAGGTGGGCATCTAAACTTCAACAAAGGACTCACTAGTAGCAACGGAATCAAATACGGtccttttttaaaactttttacGGGGGGGATAGGGAGGGCGAATGTATCAGCCAGTAGACtcaaactcgagacctcctggtgagcataggcatgaagcgcaccacagctcaccaattACACTAGGTAACTGTTGGTAATCAAATACGGTACATACATAGAGTTAGATGGTCAAAATGTAATTCAAAGTTACTATCTTTGAGAGTAAAATTGTATATAAATAAGGAataatcatattagagctgatttgagagtaccttttatatatgaaaagtGATAAGAAAGTCGTTTAAGGTGATATGATCAGTTTTTAACCGAGACCTACAGTACAAATGAGTGATTTAATTCAGATTGAAAAAACTGAAGAGTCAGGGGGCCAACCTAGCTAAAATGGTCTTGAAAAAATGATAAGAAAAGACATGTATAGAGACATGATatagatttaaaaaatgatcaatACCCATTCCAATACCGCACACTAAATCTCTAAGCCATAGCATGGCAGCACACGAATAAACTGAGAGGAAAggtagattaaaaaaaatagatggaGGTGGACAACTTGGGCTTTGCTTTCAAAAATGGTGGTGACCGTATCAAATATTCTTCGTTAGGTGCGGACTTTGAAGTAACAAGCCAGCCTTTGGTTTCCAAGATTCCATGTAAATGTTTGGTGAAGAGAAGAATTCTTTCTATTCTCCTACGATTTTGCTTTATCGTTAAatattttctatgttttttttcgAGAAACTGCTACGTTTTCTTTTGACTTTCGCCTTACGTTTCTAACGGTCATGATTCATTGACGACCCAGATACATCGCATTGAAGGAAAGATCGTGTTTGGCGCGTTGGTTAAAGTGTTCACTTGTTGAATGCTTGgtcatttgaccctccccagactctactaaacgcgggagccttgtgtgTGATCGTGTACAAAACTTTTTGACttttatcaaaataaattttcattacAAAGCATATTATTAAGGATCAAATTTTCTTTCATCCATGATCAATCTGTCAATCGGGATCGCACAACAATTGGAGGGGAATCTCAACCATTCGTAAATAGAGGGTGACTTTTTCTTCACCTTGTCTTACTAATAATTTCAAAATTCTAAAATCTAAATCACCACATATCCTTACACAATTTATATTATAGATATGGAGGGTTCATGCACAACGGCATGAGGGGGATGGGTTAAAGATAGATAGggttttttttgtcattttgacCTTGTGAGACGGGGCCAGGACCGTGCACGGAACCTTATGCCAATACATTTTATTACAAGTTTTAAATGGGTTCTCATGGTTTCGATTCCAGACTGGTTTTGCAGTTCTAGACCCGTTGGGAGACCCATCCCAGAATCGATCTGTCTTGTACTCCTGTTTATTAATCTATTTTAAAATTTAGATTCAGAATCGGATCAACTAATGGATGGGTTTATTCCGATAATATTCCTAATTCTACTCCTAACTTGTCACCGTTAACTATATCATTGATTCATTGTCCATTGGaatttttatgagaaaattttGGAATGTGTATATGTGTATGACCTAATAGTTTCGCAATCTCAGCTAGTAGAGACATGATTCAAGGAATTGATATCGGATCAGCCAAGAGCAAATATCAATTCTTGGTCAATCTCGTATAAGTGAATTGCAATAgatataaaagggaaaaagtcataaagatctctacttggtcgtgTTTCCTACGGGCATCATGAGATGGTGGCTCTGTCTCCTAGGTAGATATCTagacgtgctcacccattgacccAACCGCTTgtatagagaccatgcgactAAGTAGAGAACTTTTCCGTGAATTTTAAATGAAATGAAGAGCAAATCAGTACAATACGGACCTATTCGCCtataccgattcctaaaaccctgAGTAGAGGAAGAACCAAAAAGAAAGCCTTGATTTTTCTTTATGGATGTCTGTTGTATGGCAAAAGGTTGAAGGATTAGAATGGGATTCTCCTCCAAATTTTCCATTAACCCTTCTATCCCAAATTCACAGATAATGGTATATCACTTAAGCCATTACAATCACATTACATTACATTACATTACAAAGGTCTTTACGCCATTACACTTACATTACATTGCAAAGGTATCAACTCTCAATTTTCAATTCTGATTCATAATAAGTAGCTTCTACTATAAGAGCA is a window encoding:
- the LOC122666046 gene encoding probable polygalacturonase codes for the protein MASSRNPPITQISVMFICFVLPPLLGNVCFLLFFPSLCSWALHIIETVAVIVLLGLVGFRGANCVPTSNGLERDSGFSYEAINCRKHSASLTDFGGVGDGKTSNTIVFRKAIEHLSQFKSDDGSQLIVPPGKWLTGSFNLTSNFTLFLHKDAIILASQDEEEYPLIPPLPSYGRGRDAAGPRYAALIYGTNLTDVVITGNNGTIDGQGAYWWDKFHKNETNYTRPYLIEIMYSNQVQISNLTLFNSPNWNVHPVYSSNVLVLRITILAPIDSPNTDGINPDSCTNVRIEDSYVVSGDDCIAVKSGWDQYGIAFGMPTKHVIIRRFTCISPDSAVIALGSEMSGGIEDVRVEDVIAINSEAAVRIKTAPGRGGYVKDIFARRFKMDTMKYVFWMTGAYGSHPDEGYDPNALPVIKDISYSDMVAQNVTMSANLAGIENDTFTGICISNVSIELSPKPKKVQWNCTDIAGITSVVNPPPCSLLPDNGSSSCPFPTDKLPIDDIQFQTCPC